GGCTACGGCTCGTACACCAGCTCGGACTTGCCGACCTCGAGCCGGTCGCCCGGCTGGAGGACGTACGGGTTCGGGAGCGTCCGGCCGTGGTGGCGGGTCGGGTTCATTGGGCCGAGGTCGCGGTAGACGAAGTGTCCGTCCTCCCAGGAGATGCGAGCATGCCGCCGGGAGACGCGTGGGTCCGCCACGACGATCACGCCGGGGCCTTCGGATCGCCCGATGATCTGATCCTGGGTGAGCGGCCACGCGTGCTCGGGTGACCCTGGCGCCCGGACGGTGAGCCGAGCGGAGGCTGGCGGCCCCGTCACCGCGCTGTACATGGCTGTCTGCGCCTCGCGCGTATCGTGCAGTGTGGCGCCTTCGACGGCCCGTGCCTCGCGCGTCACCGGCTCGAATGTGCCGGTCGGGGCCTGCGTCCCGCCTGGCAGGGACCGTCGGCGGTCCGGCGGGGGGAAACCAGGCTGCCCTGGTGGACCATGTGGTCCAAATTGGGCGGGTGGCGGCGTCGAGCGTCGGCTGAGTGCGAAGATGATCCCGCCGCCTGCCGCCAGCATCACGATCAGGCCCAGCCCGATGCCGAGCCACGCCAGCGAGGAGTCCTCCTCAAACAGTTTTGCGATGCCGGTCGGCTCGGGGGTGGACGTCGGTGTACTGGTCAGGGTGGGATTGGCCGTGCCGCCCGCCGTCGGCGTGCCTGCGACTCCAGCCCCGGCGACGGGCGACAGGCTGGCGCTCGGGGACGGGCTGGGCGCGGGGACGACGGTTGTGGCGGCGACGACGAGCGGCACCTGCTGCTCGGCCACGCGGTCGCCGAGCCGGGCCCGGATCGTGAGCGTGTGCTGGCCGGGGGGCGTCTCGGCAGTGTTCCACGTGAAACGGTAGGGCGGCTCGGTGACCGTGCCGAGCGGCGCGTCGTCCAGGAGATACTCGACGGCGTCTACGCGCTCGGCGTTCTCCAGCGTGGGTTGCAGCTGCACCTGCCCGCTGACCGTCGCGCCCGCCGGCAACGTGGGCACGGACACCGCCAGCGGCATCGGCGGCGCGGCGAACCGATGCGAGGCCCGCGCCTGCTGGCCGTTCTGGCTGACGGCGATCTCCACTTCGTTCTCTGGCGGCCGCGTGTCCGGGGCGCGGTAGCGCAGGACGTACTGCTTCCGGAGCAGATCCGCCATCTGAGCCGTGCGCTCGGCCAGCCGCTCGGCGGACGGCGCTTCGCCCAGCGTGCCGCCAGTGGTGAGCGTCAGCCGACGGAGCGGCTCGATCTGAAACTGCCCGATGGCGATGGCCGACACCGGTGTGCTGGTCTCGCGGGCGCGTGCGATCACGTCGTCGAGCTTCAGCGTGCTGTGCGTGTCCTCGCCGTCGCTGATGACCACCACGGCGCGCCGCCCCAGCGGCTCTTTCGCCACCAGCGACACGGCCTCAAAGACGCCGTCGTAGAGCGTTGTGTCGCCCTTCGCCTGGAGGCCGTCGAGAGCGCGGCTGAGCGCCTCACGGTCGCCGGTCAGCCCCTGCACCACCGAGGCCGTCTGCCCAAACGTGACGATGGCCCCCCGGTCACGCGGCCCCATCTTCTCGAGGAACTGGCGGACGGCTGCGCGGGCATCGTCGAGCGGCTGACCCTGCATGCTGCCGCTGGTGTCGATGGCCACGACGACCGCCAGCCCATCTTGGTCCGCCTCGGCCAGTTGCAGCGTCAATTCGGGGATGGGCTTCCCATTGTGGACGACCTGGACGCGGTCCTTGCTGACATCGGTGATCGGGAGGCCGGCGGCGTCGGTGAAGGTAAAGTAGACCGCCACCTGTGGGAACTCATCCGTCAGCACCTGGTTGACGACGAGGAGCAGGTCGGCGGCTGATGCTGGGCGGGTGGTCTGAGCCATCGGCAGCACCCAGACCAGCAGGATGGCCACCAGCGAGACCCAGCGACGTTGCGTGGCTGTCACGGCTTCTGGCTCACCCCTGTGCGTGCGGCGCGAACGGCCCTGCACGGCGCATCCTAGCACGTGCTGTGCAGGGCAGGAAGGATTCGACGGCCAAACTCTCCGACCGGATATATTGAGAGACTTGACTGGGCGAACGCACTGAACAGCAACGCTGCTCGCCACGGGCCAGCACGGACGCCGGCAGGGAACCGCCGCTGTGGTAGCATGGATTCCCCTGCGCGGTCCGACACCAGCCGTGGGGCCAGCTCCGGATGGTACGACGTGGTCACGATTGATTACCTCATCATCGGTGGCGGGCTGGCCGGGGTCACGGCCGCCGAAACGCTTCGCGCGCTCGGTGCGCGAGGCTCGGTCGCGATTGTCTCGGGTGAGATCGACCCTCCCCATGACCGGCCGCCGCTGTCCAAGGAGTTGCTGCGCGACGAGCGCTCGCGGCAGCAAGTGCTGCTGCGCCCGCTGGATTTCTACCAGTCGCGCCGGATCGGGCTGGTACTCGGGCGGCCGGCCCTGGCCTTGAAGCCCGCCGAACAAGAGGTCACCCTGGCCGATGGCGAGACGATCAAGTATCAGCGCCTGCTGTTGGCGACCGGCGGCCGACCGCGCAGCATCGGCGTGCCGGGCGAGTCGCTGCCGGGCATCTATCAGCTCCGGACGCTGGCTGAGGCCGAGCGGCTGAAGGAGGCCGCCGGCTCCTCGACGCGGGTGGTGGTGATCGGCGCAAGCTTCATCGGGCTGGAGGTGGCCGCCTCGCTCTGCGAGCGGGGCCTGGACGTGACGGTCCTGAGTCAGGATGACCAGTTGTGGCCCAACTTGATGCCGGCCGAGCTTGCGGCGGCCATGCAGGCCGACTTCGAGGCCAGGGGCGTCGCCTTCCGCCACAACGTCCGGGTGACGGGCTTCGAAGGGAAAGAGCGCCTGGAGTACATCGTCACCAACGCTGGCGATGTCGAGGCGTCCTTTGTGGTGGAGGGCGTCGGCATCCAGTTGAACGTCGAGCTTGCGGCGGCGGCCGGGCTGGAGGTCGAGGGCGGTATCGTGGTGGACCGTCGATTGCAGACGTCCGCGCCGGGGATCTTCGCGGCGGGCGATGTGGCCAGCTTCCCGGATGCCTACGCCGGGCTGGACGGTCGCCCGAAGCGGCGGCACGTCGAGCACTGGGACAATGCCGTCGCGCAGGGGCGGGTGGCCGGGGCGAACATGTCCGGCAAGCGCGTCCGCTTCGAGCACGTCCCCTACTTCTGGACCGACCTGTTCGAGCACTCGATCAACGTCGTCGGCAATCTTGATGGCGCAGAGATCCTGATGCAGCGCGGCTCGCTGGAGCGTCGCCAGTGTACGTATCTGGTGCTGCGGGGCGGCTACGTGCGCGGGGCGATCATGCTGAACCGGGCAACCGACCGCCGCGCGCTGACGGAGCTGATCGGGAAGCGGGTGCCGATCGAGGATCACCTGGAGCAACTGGCCGATCCGTCGTTCAAGCTCGCACAGCTGGTCCCCGCGTGAGCCAGGAGCACCGGCCGCGGCGCTACCGGCGAGAGGTCGCCGACGCGCTCACCGATCTGGTGGCTGGCCGCTGAACCGCACCGACCGGCTGATGGGCATCCTGCTGGAGCTTCAGGCGCGCGGCGAGCTGCGCGCCGAGGATCTGGCCCAGACGTTTGAAGTCAGCGTTCGCACGATCTACCGTGACGTCGAGGCGCTGAGCGAGACGGGCGTGCCCGTCGTCGCGACGCCGGGCAAGGGGTACCGCCTGATGGACGGCTACTTCCTGCCGCCGGTCAGCTTCACGGCGGATGAGGCTGCCCTGCTGATGCTCGGCGGCGAGCTGGTGCGTGACCGCGTCGATCCGGGGCTGCGGCAGGCGGCCGAGGAAGCGCTCAAGAAGCTGGCCGGCGTGCTGCCGCCGGAGCGCCGCGAGGCGATGGAGCAGCGCCGCCAGGGACTGGCCTTTGCCCGGTTCACTGGGCGGCCCGACGACCGCCGGCTGGTGCTGGCGCGGCGAGCGATTGACGAGCGTCGCGTCGCCCACCTGGTGTACCACGCGCTGCATCGGGCCGCACCCGAGCCGCGCGATGTCGAGCCGATCCGCCTGGTGTTCCTGGGTGAGGCGTGGCACCTGATCGCCTACTGCCGGCTGCGCCAGGGTGTGCGCCTCTTCCGTCTGGACCGCATCGACCGGCTGGAGCTGTTGGAGGAACGGTACGTCCCGGCCAGCCGCCACGAGATCGCCGGCCCGAACGAGCGCGACCTGGGCGATCTCCCCGAGGCGCGGGTGCGCTTCGACCCATCGATCCTGCGGTGGGTCCGCGAGCATCAGCCGTTCGTGCTGTTGCGGGAAGAGGCCCAGGCAACCGGCCCGGTCTTCGTGTACGCGCTCCGGAACGAGCGCGAGCTGATGAGCTGGCTTTTGCGGTGGGGCAGCGATGTTGAGGTGCTGGAGCCAGACTGGCTTCGCGCTCGGCTGGCCCAGGAAGCGCGCCTGATCCTGGCCCGGCACGCCACGCCGGCCGCCGAGCGCATAGCCGCCCCGCTGACAGCCACCTGAGCGGCGCCGCGCCTGCGGATCAGGGCATTGCGACAATGCGGTCGCCTCTTCCTGCGTGAGCCATCATATGGGCAAGGCGAGCTTGCGTATCGTCTGTCGATATCGTTGTGGTACACTACTACGGTGCGAACTCTTCTAAATATCTCGCGCGTGCGTGCGTGGTTTTCGTAGGCATCGTCTGTGGCTCCTGACACTGGTAACTGGCTGATCCCGCAGCGGCTCCTGGCATGTGCGTATCCCTGGGGCATCGATGGTCTGGGCTCCCTGGCCCAGCGTGGGATCACCCTGATCGTCAACATGCACGAGCGGCATCACGAGCCGGCTCGCCTCGCGCGGTTCGGCCTCAGCGAGATTCATCTGCCGGTGCCGGATTTGACCGCGCCCACACCCGAGCAACTCGCGGATGGCGTCCACGCGATCCAGCAAGGGCTGGCCTCCGGCCACAGCGTTGCCGTCCACTGCGCGGCCGGCCTGGGCCGCACGGGCACCTTGCTGGCCTGCTACCTGGTATCGACCGGCCTCACCGCCGCCGAGGCTATCGCTGCGATCCGCGAGCTTCGGCCGGGCTCCGTCGAGACGGTC
The Chloroflexota bacterium genome window above contains:
- a CDS encoding VWA domain-containing protein produces the protein MTATQRRWVSLVAILLVWVLPMAQTTRPASAADLLLVVNQVLTDEFPQVAVYFTFTDAAGLPITDVSKDRVQVVHNGKPIPELTLQLAEADQDGLAVVVAIDTSGSMQGQPLDDARAAVRQFLEKMGPRDRGAIVTFGQTASVVQGLTGDREALSRALDGLQAKGDTTLYDGVFEAVSLVAKEPLGRRAVVVISDGEDTHSTLKLDDVIARARETSTPVSAIAIGQFQIEPLRRLTLTTGGTLGEAPSAERLAERTAQMADLLRKQYVLRYRAPDTRPPENEVEIAVSQNGQQARASHRFAAPPMPLAVSVPTLPAGATVSGQVQLQPTLENAERVDAVEYLLDDAPLGTVTEPPYRFTWNTAETPPGQHTLTIRARLGDRVAEQQVPLVVAATTVVPAPSPSPSASLSPVAGAGVAGTPTAGGTANPTLTSTPTSTPEPTGIAKLFEEDSSLAWLGIGLGLIVMLAAGGGIIFALSRRSTPPPAQFGPHGPPGQPGFPPPDRRRSLPGGTQAPTGTFEPVTREARAVEGATLHDTREAQTAMYSAVTGPPASARLTVRAPGSPEHAWPLTQDQIIGRSEGPGVIVVADPRVSRRHARISWEDGHFVYRDLGPMNPTRHHGRTLPNPYVLQPGDRLEVGKSELVYEP
- a CDS encoding dual specificity protein phosphatase family protein, yielding MAPDTGNWLIPQRLLACAYPWGIDGLGSLAQRGITLIVNMHERHHEPARLARFGLSEIHLPVPDLTAPTPEQLADGVHAIQQGLASGHSVAVHCAAGLGRTGTLLACYLVSTGLTAAEAIAAIRELRPGSVETVEQQAAVEAFAHERATDRRRPAGEARPSSAYPQELHDASGS
- a CDS encoding FAD-dependent oxidoreductase, which encodes MVTIDYLIIGGGLAGVTAAETLRALGARGSVAIVSGEIDPPHDRPPLSKELLRDERSRQQVLLRPLDFYQSRRIGLVLGRPALALKPAEQEVTLADGETIKYQRLLLATGGRPRSIGVPGESLPGIYQLRTLAEAERLKEAAGSSTRVVVIGASFIGLEVAASLCERGLDVTVLSQDDQLWPNLMPAELAAAMQADFEARGVAFRHNVRVTGFEGKERLEYIVTNAGDVEASFVVEGVGIQLNVELAAAAGLEVEGGIVVDRRLQTSAPGIFAAGDVASFPDAYAGLDGRPKRRHVEHWDNAVAQGRVAGANMSGKRVRFEHVPYFWTDLFEHSINVVGNLDGAEILMQRGSLERRQCTYLVLRGGYVRGAIMLNRATDRRALTELIGKRVPIEDHLEQLADPSFKLAQLVPA
- a CDS encoding YafY family transcriptional regulator, which gives rise to MGILLELQARGELRAEDLAQTFEVSVRTIYRDVEALSETGVPVVATPGKGYRLMDGYFLPPVSFTADEAALLMLGGELVRDRVDPGLRQAAEEALKKLAGVLPPERREAMEQRRQGLAFARFTGRPDDRRLVLARRAIDERRVAHLVYHALHRAAPEPRDVEPIRLVFLGEAWHLIAYCRLRQGVRLFRLDRIDRLELLEERYVPASRHEIAGPNERDLGDLPEARVRFDPSILRWVREHQPFVLLREEAQATGPVFVYALRNERELMSWLLRWGSDVEVLEPDWLRARLAQEARLILARHATPAAERIAAPLTAT